The Sulfolobus acidocaldarius DSM 639 genome has a window encoding:
- a CDS encoding serine/threonine protein phosphatase translates to MNIEETYELLEKSKDIFRQQGPFIGEYKEDKVVFVGDTHGAINVTEYVFRKFYDNVDLIVFLGDYVDREPQTGVENLSLILKKLIESDENKGKTKIVVLRGNHESPLTNFHYGFFEELKIKTEDAENAYEKFRDLFSYMPYSVLVNGYLCMHGGLPATLEGDRLGITTVEDIAKLKYPDINPDDPVGLQILWNDPRDGLLDIDFLPSIRGEGIYYFGERVTNEFLSYNNFKGIIRGHEAVDGFRTNMNGKVITVFSSVYHGQRSGILYHDYNNNKFVRIYIKMVNDQLIEEIV, encoded by the coding sequence GTGAACATTGAAGAAACGTATGAGTTGTTAGAAAAATCAAAGGATATATTTAGACAGCAAGGACCATTTATTGGAGAATATAAAGAAGACAAGGTGGTTTTCGTTGGAGATACGCATGGTGCAATTAATGTAACCGAATATGTATTTAGAAAATTTTACGATAATGTTGATTTGATTGTGTTCCTAGGAGATTATGTTGATAGGGAACCACAGACAGGTGTAGAAAATCTAAGTTTAATATTAAAGAAATTAATAGAGAGTGATGAAAATAAGGGCAAAACTAAAATAGTGGTACTTAGAGGGAATCATGAAAGTCCACTTACAAACTTTCATTATGGATTTTTTGAAGAACTAAAGATTAAAACTGAAGATGCAGAAAATGCGTATGAGAAGTTCCGAGATCTGTTTTCATATATGCCTTACTCAGTCCTAGTTAATGGATATCTTTGTATGCATGGAGGTTTACCTGCAACATTAGAGGGCGATAGACTAGGGATCACGACAGTTGAAGATATAGCAAAGTTAAAGTATCCAGATATAAACCCAGATGATCCTGTAGGTTTACAGATATTATGGAATGATCCAAGAGATGGACTACTAGATATAGATTTCTTACCCAGTATTAGAGGTGAAGGAATATACTATTTTGGGGAAAGAGTGACAAATGAATTCCTATCCTATAATAATTTTAAAGGAATAATCAGAGGACATGAAGCAGTTGACGGATTTAGAACTAACATGAACGGCAAAGTTATCACTGTATTTTCTAGTGTATATCACGGTCAAAGATCAGGTATTTTATATCATGATTATAATAATAACAAATTCGTCCGTATATATATAAAAATGGTGAACGATCAACTAATAGAAGAGATAGTATAG
- a CDS encoding mandelate racemase/muconate lactonizing enzyme family protein, whose protein sequence is MTKISQIEPIVLAQTEKGSATWASVMILVRVVTSNGMVGFGEAVPTLRVINVYNTIKQVSKGYLGKEAEEPEKNYHEWYRQDFYLPRSFESATATSAIDQALWDILGKELGAPIYKLLGGEVRDKIPVYANGWYQDAVSPEDFAEKAKNVIRMGYKALKFDPFGPYFNSIDEKGLQEAEERVKAVREAVGENVDILIEHHGRFNANASILIAKRLENYNPGFMEEPVHHEDIEGLRKYKSATVLKVALGERLIGVKEAANYIGDGLVDIVQPDVCNIGGISVGRKVIHLSEAFDVEIAFHNAFGSIQNAYSLQLAAIAPNLYFLENFYDWFPRWKRDIVYDETKVEGGYVNVPNKPGIGVSVNEKAIENMKAEPKEIEVSEEPVWVVKGTWKRYS, encoded by the coding sequence ATGACAAAAATCTCCCAAATAGAACCTATAGTCCTAGCACAAACTGAAAAAGGCAGTGCAACATGGGCATCGGTTATGATATTGGTAAGGGTAGTGACATCAAATGGTATGGTTGGATTTGGAGAAGCAGTGCCTACTCTTAGGGTCATAAACGTCTATAATACAATAAAACAGGTATCTAAGGGTTATTTAGGAAAGGAAGCAGAGGAGCCTGAGAAGAATTATCATGAGTGGTACAGACAAGATTTCTACTTACCGAGGTCTTTTGAATCTGCCACAGCAACCAGTGCAATAGATCAAGCATTATGGGACATATTAGGTAAGGAGTTAGGAGCACCAATATACAAATTACTAGGAGGCGAAGTGAGGGATAAGATTCCTGTTTATGCAAATGGATGGTATCAAGACGCAGTTTCACCAGAGGATTTTGCTGAAAAAGCTAAAAATGTTATACGAATGGGTTATAAAGCTCTAAAATTTGATCCTTTTGGTCCATACTTTAATTCAATTGACGAAAAAGGATTACAAGAGGCTGAGGAGAGGGTAAAAGCAGTCAGAGAAGCAGTAGGTGAGAATGTGGATATTTTAATTGAGCATCATGGTAGATTTAATGCAAATGCGTCTATATTGATAGCCAAGAGATTAGAGAATTATAATCCAGGTTTTATGGAGGAGCCTGTTCATCATGAAGATATAGAAGGTTTAAGAAAATACAAATCAGCCACAGTATTAAAAGTAGCGCTAGGTGAAAGGTTAATTGGAGTTAAGGAAGCTGCGAATTATATAGGAGACGGCTTAGTTGATATAGTTCAGCCTGATGTATGCAACATAGGTGGAATATCAGTGGGCAGGAAAGTTATACATTTATCAGAAGCGTTCGACGTTGAAATAGCATTTCATAATGCATTTGGTTCAATACAGAACGCTTACTCCCTACAATTAGCAGCTATTGCGCCTAACCTTTATTTCCTAGAGAATTTCTATGATTGGTTCCCTAGGTGGAAGAGGGATATAGTGTATGATGAAACTAAAGTTGAGGGTGGATACGTAAATGTCCCTAATAAACCTGGAATTGGAGTTAGTGTAAATGAGAAAGCCATAGAGAATATGAAAGCAGAACCAAAAGAAATAGAGGTTTCAGAGGAACCTGTTTGGGTTGTAAAGGGAACATGGAAAAGATATAGTTAA